Proteins from one Mycteria americana isolate JAX WOST 10 ecotype Jacksonville Zoo and Gardens chromosome 1, USCA_MyAme_1.0, whole genome shotgun sequence genomic window:
- the LOC142410473 gene encoding olfactory receptor 52B2-like: MSAPNLSRSHPTFFTLVGIPGMEKCHTWISIPVCMMYSAALLGNSVLLVTIVKERSLHEPMYIFLGMLAVCDLLLSTATVPKTLSILWSLSTQISFSGCLAQMFSIYFIFVAESAILLAMAFDRYIAICDPLRYTAVLTRSVVGKVGVAALIRSFCIMFPAIFLLKRLPYCGHNVMPHTYCEHIGVARLACADISVNIWYGVAAGFLSAGLDAISIAISYVLIFRCLWGLPSPRASPKALHTCGSHLCVIAMFYTPAFFSFLGHRFGQHVPQHVLIFLANLYVVVPPMLNPIIYGVRTRQIREHVAHLLRLGGRGWQGMAGQAGTGNQDGLPARGAKRSFEKREMNERQLGPGKHGPDGNVFKISVFDGHRHPTHSSVAERLDRFPDVLMGNNPLGP; the protein is encoded by the coding sequence ATGTCAGCACCCAACCTGTCGAGATCCCATCCTACATTCTTCACCTTGGTGGGGATACCCGGGATGGAGAAGTGTCACACCTGGATATCCATCCCAGTCTGCATGATGTACTCTGCTGCCCTTCTCGGGAACTCGGTCCTGCTGGTCACCATCGTGAAGGAGCGCAGCCTCCATGAGCCCATGTACATCTTCCTGGGCATGCTGGCAGTGTGCGACCTGCTGTTGTCCACTGCCACCGTGCCCAAAACCCTCAGCATCCTCTGGTCTCTGTCCACCCAAATCTCTTTCAGTGGCTGCCTAGCGCAGATGTTCTCCATCTATTTCATTTTTGTGGCGGAGTCGGCCATTTTATTGGCAATGGCCTTTGATCGGTACATTGCCATTTGTGACCCCCTGCGATACACGGCCGTCCTGACACGCTCCGTCGTGGGGAAAGTTGGCGTGGCAGCTTTAATCAGGAGTTTCTGCATCATGTTCCCCGCCATCTTCCTCCTCAAGCGGCTGCCCTACTGCGGGCACAATGTCATGCCCCACACCTACTGTGAGCACATTGGTGTGGCCCGCCTGGCCTGTGCTGACATTTCTGTCAACATCTGGTACGGGGTAGCTGCTGGCTTCCTTTCAGCCGGCTTGGACGCCATCTCCATTGCCATCTCCTATGTGCTGATCTTCAGGTGCCTCTGGGGGCTGCCGTCCCCGCGCGCCTCCCCCAAGGCTCTGCACACCTGTGGCTCCCACCTCTGTGTCATTGCCATGTTTTACACGCCAGCCTTCTTCTCCTTCCTAGGGCACCGGTTCGGCCAGCACGTTCCTCAGCATGTCCTCATCTTCTTGGCCAACCTCTATGTCGTGGTGCCACCCATGCTCAACCCCATCATCTACGGGGTAAGAACAAGGCAGATCCGGGAGCACGTGGCTCACCTGCTCAGACTGGGGGGCCGTGGGTGGCAGGGCatggctgggcaggcaggaacAGGCAACCAGGATGGTCTACCGGCAAGAGGGGCGAAACGAAGCTttgaaaagagggaaatgaaTGAAAGACAGCTGGGACCTGGCAAACATGGACCAGATgggaatgttttcaaaataagtgTGTTCGATGGACATCGACATCCAACCCATAGCTCTGTTGCAGAGAGGCTGGACAGGTTCCCAGATGTTCTGATGGGAAACAACCCATTGGGACCGTAG
- the LOC142405068 gene encoding olfactory receptor 52B2-like isoform X1 has product MYELNESSFDPITFVLTGIPGMEESHIWISVPFCLMYITAVFGNSVLLFVIITERSLHEPMYLFLAMLAVADLMLSTTTVPKMLAIFWFSAREISFDACITQMFFTHFSFIVESSVLLAMAFDRYVAVCDPLRYSSTLNPSVIGKIAVTAVVRGFCIMFPPIFLLKRLPYCGHNVMPHTYCEHMGIARLACADIKANVWYGLTTALLSSGLDVVLIAVSYALILRTVFRLPSPEARLKTLSTCGSHLCVILMFYVPAFFSFLTHRFGHHIPSHVHILLANLYVVVPPMLNPIVYGVRTRQIRERVR; this is encoded by the exons ATGTATGAGCTCAACGAAAGCAGCTTCGATCCTATCACCTTCGTTCTGACGGGCATCCCGGGCATGGAGGAGTCCCACATCTGGATCTCCGTCCCCTTCTGTCTGATGTACATCACTGCGGTGTTTGGCAACTCTGTCCTCCTCTTTGTCATCATCACGGAAAGGAGCCTCCATGAGCCCATGTACCTCTTCCTCGCTATGCTGGCTGTTGCTGACCTCATGCTTTCGACCACGACGGTGCCCAAAATGCTGGCGATCTTTTGGTTCAGTGCCAGGGAAATTTCCTTTGATGCCTGCATTACACAGATGTTCTTCACCCATTTCAGCTTCATCGTAGAATCGTCCGTTCTGCTGGCGATGGCGTTCGACCGGTACGTGGCTGTCTGCGACCCGCTGCGGTACTCTTCAACCTTAAACCCCTCGGTGATTGGGAAAATAGCTGTGACTGCCGTTGTCCGGGGGTTCTGCATCATGTTCCCACCCATcttcctcctgaagcggctgccgTACTGTGGACACAACGTCATGCCCCACACCTACTGTGAGCACATGGGCATCGCCCGCCTGGCCTGCGCCGACATAAAAGCCAATGTCTGGTACGGGCTGACAacagctcttctctcctctgGCCTGGACGTCGTGCTCATCGCTGTCTCTTACGCTCTGATCCTCAGGACGGTCTTTCGGCTCCCATCCCCGGAGGCCCGTCTCAAAACCCTGAGCACCTGTGGCTCCCACCTCTGCGTGATCCTCATGTTCTATGTGCCcgcctttttctcctttctcacgCATCGGTTTGGCCACCACATCCCAAGTCATGTTCACATCCTTCTGGCCAACCTCTATGTCGTGGTCCCGCCGATGCTCAACCCCATCGTGTACGGGGTGAGGACAAGGCAGATCCGGGAGCGCGTC CGCTAG
- the LOC142405068 gene encoding olfactory receptor 52B2-like isoform X2: protein MYELNESSFDPITFVLTGIPGMEESHIWISVPFCLMYITAVFGNSVLLFVIITERSLHEPMYLFLAMLAVADLMLSTTTVPKMLAIFWFSAREISFDACITQMFFTHFSFIVESSVLLAMAFDRYVAVCDPLRYSSTLNPSVIGKIAVTAVVRGFCIMFPPIFLLKRLPYCGHNVMPHTYCEHMGIARLACADIKANVWYGLTTALLSSGLDVVLIAVSYALILRTVFRLPSPEARLKTLSTCGSHLCVILMFYVPAFFSFLTHRFGHHIPSHVHILLANLYVVVPPMLNPIVYGVRTRQIRERVVRLFCPAGECPCPGWGSRC, encoded by the coding sequence ATGTATGAGCTCAACGAAAGCAGCTTCGATCCTATCACCTTCGTTCTGACGGGCATCCCGGGCATGGAGGAGTCCCACATCTGGATCTCCGTCCCCTTCTGTCTGATGTACATCACTGCGGTGTTTGGCAACTCTGTCCTCCTCTTTGTCATCATCACGGAAAGGAGCCTCCATGAGCCCATGTACCTCTTCCTCGCTATGCTGGCTGTTGCTGACCTCATGCTTTCGACCACGACGGTGCCCAAAATGCTGGCGATCTTTTGGTTCAGTGCCAGGGAAATTTCCTTTGATGCCTGCATTACACAGATGTTCTTCACCCATTTCAGCTTCATCGTAGAATCGTCCGTTCTGCTGGCGATGGCGTTCGACCGGTACGTGGCTGTCTGCGACCCGCTGCGGTACTCTTCAACCTTAAACCCCTCGGTGATTGGGAAAATAGCTGTGACTGCCGTTGTCCGGGGGTTCTGCATCATGTTCCCACCCATcttcctcctgaagcggctgccgTACTGTGGACACAACGTCATGCCCCACACCTACTGTGAGCACATGGGCATCGCCCGCCTGGCCTGCGCCGACATAAAAGCCAATGTCTGGTACGGGCTGACAacagctcttctctcctctgGCCTGGACGTCGTGCTCATCGCTGTCTCTTACGCTCTGATCCTCAGGACGGTCTTTCGGCTCCCATCCCCGGAGGCCCGTCTCAAAACCCTGAGCACCTGTGGCTCCCACCTCTGCGTGATCCTCATGTTCTATGTGCCcgcctttttctcctttctcacgCATCGGTTTGGCCACCACATCCCAAGTCATGTTCACATCCTTCTGGCCAACCTCTATGTCGTGGTCCCGCCGATGCTCAACCCCATCGTGTACGGGGTGAGGACAAGGCAGATCCGGGAGCGCGTCGTCCGCCTCTTCTGCCCCGCGGGGGAgtgcccctgccccggctgggggaGCAGGTGCTGA